From one Citrobacter sp. Marseille-Q6884 genomic stretch:
- the plsX gene encoding phosphate acyltransferase PlsX has product MTRLTLALDVMGGDFGPTVTVPAALQALNSNSQLTLLLVGDPDTITPLLAKADFEQRSRLQIIPAQSVIASDARPSQAIRASRGSSMRVALELVKEGRAQACVSAGNTGALMGLAKLLLKPLDGIERPALVTVLPHQQKGKTVVLDLGANVDCDSTMLVQFAVMGSVLAEEVVGIATPRVALLNIGEEETKGLDSIRDASAVLKTIPSINYIGYLEANELLTGKTDVLVCDGFTGNVTLKTMEGVVRMFLSLLKSQGEGKKRSWWLLLLKRWLQKSLTRRFSHLNPDQYNGACLLGLRGTVIKSHGAANQRAFEVAIEQAVQAVQRQVPQRIAARLESVYPAGFEPLDGGESKHSHVHR; this is encoded by the coding sequence TTGACACGTCTAACCCTGGCGTTAGATGTCATGGGGGGAGATTTTGGCCCTACCGTGACAGTGCCTGCAGCATTGCAGGCACTGAATTCTAATTCGCAACTCACACTTCTTTTAGTCGGGGATCCCGATACAATCACGCCATTACTTGCCAAAGCTGACTTCGAACAACGTTCACGTCTGCAGATTATTCCTGCTCAGTCAGTTATTGCCAGTGATGCCCGGCCCTCGCAGGCTATCCGCGCCAGTCGTGGAAGCTCTATGCGTGTTGCCCTGGAGCTCGTGAAAGAAGGTCGAGCACAAGCCTGTGTGAGCGCTGGTAATACGGGCGCGCTGATGGGACTTGCGAAACTATTGCTCAAACCCCTTGATGGGATTGAGCGTCCTGCGCTGGTGACGGTATTGCCGCATCAGCAAAAGGGCAAAACGGTGGTGCTGGATTTAGGCGCCAACGTGGATTGCGACAGTACGATGTTGGTGCAATTTGCCGTCATGGGTTCCGTGTTGGCAGAAGAGGTGGTAGGGATTGCCACTCCTCGGGTTGCGTTGCTCAACATCGGCGAAGAAGAAACAAAGGGTCTCGACAGTATTCGGGACGCTTCTGCTGTGCTAAAAACAATCCCCTCCATCAATTATATCGGCTATCTTGAAGCCAATGAGTTACTGACGGGCAAAACTGATGTGCTGGTCTGTGACGGCTTTACAGGGAACGTCACATTAAAGACGATGGAAGGTGTTGTAAGAATGTTCCTTTCACTGCTGAAGTCTCAGGGTGAGGGTAAAAAACGGTCGTGGTGGCTGCTGTTATTAAAACGTTGGTTACAAAAAAGCCTAACGAGGCGATTCAGTCACCTCAACCCCGACCAGTATAATGGCGCCTGTCTGTTAGGATTGCGCGGCACGGTGATTAAAAGTCATGGTGCGGCCAACCAGCGAGCTTTTGAGGTCGCGATTGAACAGGCAGTGCAGGCGGTGCAGCGACAAGTTCCTCAGCGAATTGCCGCTCGCCTGGAATCTGTATACCCAGCGGGATTTGAACCGCTGGACGGTGGCGAAAGCAAACATTCACACGTGCACAGATAA
- the fabF gene encoding beta-ketoacyl-ACP synthase II, with amino-acid sequence MSKRRVVVTGLGMLSPVGNTVESTWKALLAGQSGISLIDHFDTSAYATKFAGLVKDFNCDDIISRKEQRKMDAFIQYGIVAGVQAMQDSGLEITEENAHRIGAAIGSGIGGLGLIEENHTSLVNGGPRKISPFFVPSTIVNMVAGHLTIMYGLQGPSISIATACTSGVHNIGHAARIIAYGDADAMVAGGAEKASTPLGVGGFGAARALSTRNDDPQAASRPWDKERDGFVLGDGAGMVVLEEYEHAKARGAKIYAEVVGFGMSSDAYHMTSPPENGAGAALAMVNALRDAAIEPGQIAYVNAHGTSTPAGDKAETQAVKSVFGDAARSVMVSSTKSMTGHLLGAAGAVESIFSILALRDQAVPPTINLDNPDEGCDLDFVPHEARQVSGMEYALCNSFGFGGTNGSVIFKKI; translated from the coding sequence GTGTCTAAGCGTCGTGTAGTTGTGACCGGACTGGGCATGTTGTCTCCTGTCGGCAATACCGTAGAGTCTACCTGGAAAGCTCTCCTTGCCGGTCAGAGTGGCATCAGCCTGATCGACCATTTCGATACTAGCGCCTATGCAACGAAATTTGCTGGCTTAGTAAAGGATTTTAACTGTGATGACATTATCTCGCGCAAAGAACAGCGCAAGATGGATGCCTTCATTCAATATGGAATTGTCGCTGGCGTTCAGGCCATGCAGGATTCTGGCCTCGAAATTACGGAAGAGAACGCCCACCGTATTGGCGCTGCTATCGGCTCCGGTATTGGCGGTCTCGGTCTTATCGAAGAAAACCATACCTCTCTGGTAAACGGTGGACCGCGTAAGATTAGCCCGTTCTTCGTTCCGTCGACGATTGTTAACATGGTGGCCGGTCATCTGACCATCATGTATGGCCTGCAAGGGCCAAGCATCTCCATCGCAACGGCCTGTACATCAGGCGTGCACAACATCGGTCATGCCGCACGTATCATTGCATACGGCGATGCAGACGCGATGGTTGCCGGTGGTGCTGAAAAAGCCAGTACTCCGCTGGGCGTCGGTGGCTTCGGTGCTGCGCGTGCGCTGTCTACACGTAATGACGACCCGCAAGCGGCAAGCCGTCCGTGGGATAAAGAGCGTGATGGTTTTGTGCTGGGTGACGGCGCAGGCATGGTGGTACTGGAAGAGTACGAGCATGCAAAAGCGCGTGGCGCGAAAATCTATGCTGAAGTGGTCGGCTTTGGGATGAGCAGCGATGCTTACCATATGACGTCACCGCCGGAAAACGGTGCAGGTGCTGCCCTGGCTATGGTCAATGCACTGCGTGATGCGGCCATTGAACCGGGTCAGATTGCCTATGTCAACGCACATGGCACGTCCACCCCGGCAGGCGATAAAGCTGAAACCCAGGCAGTGAAATCTGTCTTTGGTGATGCTGCACGTAGCGTGATGGTCAGCTCGACCAAATCCATGACCGGACACCTGCTGGGTGCGGCGGGCGCGGTAGAGTCTATTTTCTCTATCCTGGCGCTGCGCGATCAGGCGGTTCCGCCAACCATTAACCTGGATAACCCGGATGAAGGTTGTGACCTGGACTTCGTTCCACACGAAGCGCGTCAGGTTAGTGGCATGGAATACGCACTGTGCAACTCCTTTGGTTTCGGTGGTACCAACGGTTCTGTGATCTTTAAGAAGATCTAA
- the yceG gene encoding cell division protein YceG has translation MKKFLRVVLLLLIVLGIAAGVGMWKVRHLADSKLLIKDETIFTLKAGTGRLALGEQLYADKVINRPRVFQWLLRIEPDLSHFKAGTYRFTPDMTVREMLQLLESGKEAQFPLRLVEGMRLSDYLKQLREAPYIKHTLSDDNYETVAQALKLENPEWVEGWFWPDTWMYTANTTDVALLKRAHQKMVKAVDTVWEGRAEGLPYKDKNQLVTMASIIEKETAVASERDQVASVFINRLRIGMRLQTDPTVIYGMGTRYNGKLSRVDLETPTAYNTYTITGLPPGPIAMPGEASLQAAAHPAKTPYLYFVADGKGGHTFNTNLASHNRSVQDYLKVLKEKNGQ, from the coding sequence ATGAAAAAATTTTTACGTGTTGTTCTGTTATTGCTGATAGTGCTGGGCATTGCCGCGGGAGTGGGAATGTGGAAAGTTCGCCATCTGGCGGACAGTAAATTATTGATTAAAGACGAAACAATTTTCACGCTTAAAGCGGGTACGGGGCGTCTTGCATTAGGTGAACAGTTGTATGCGGACAAAGTGATTAATCGTCCGCGTGTATTCCAGTGGCTGCTGCGTATCGAGCCTGATCTTTCGCATTTTAAAGCCGGAACCTACCGTTTTACACCTGACATGACTGTACGGGAGATGCTGCAACTGCTGGAAAGTGGTAAAGAAGCACAGTTCCCATTGCGTCTGGTTGAGGGGATGCGCCTGAGCGATTACCTCAAACAGTTGCGTGAGGCGCCGTATATCAAGCATACCCTGAGTGATGACAACTACGAGACTGTCGCTCAGGCGCTGAAGCTGGAAAACCCGGAATGGGTGGAAGGCTGGTTCTGGCCGGATACCTGGATGTATACCGCGAATACCACTGACGTGGCGTTGCTGAAGCGTGCGCATCAAAAAATGGTCAAAGCGGTAGATACTGTCTGGGAAGGACGTGCCGAAGGTCTGCCTTACAAAGATAAAAATCAGCTGGTCACGATGGCGTCGATCATTGAAAAAGAAACGGCAGTGGCCAGTGAACGCGATCAGGTGGCCTCAGTCTTTATTAACCGTTTACGTATTGGCATGCGACTGCAGACCGATCCGACCGTGATTTACGGGATGGGGACACGTTATAATGGAAAATTGTCGCGCGTGGATTTAGAAACGCCGACCGCCTATAACACCTATACCATTACGGGACTGCCGCCGGGTCCGATTGCCATGCCAGGAGAAGCCTCGCTGCAGGCTGCTGCGCATCCGGCAAAAACACCGTATCTCTATTTTGTGGCTGACGGTAAAGGTGGCCACACGTTTAACACGAATCTTGCCAGCCACAACCGGTCTGTGCAGGATTACCTGAAAGTGCTTAAGGAAAAAAATGGGCAGTAA
- a CDS encoding metal-dependent hydrolase, with the protein MFLVDSHCHLDGLDYHSLHKDVDDVLAKAAARDVKFCLAVATTLPGYRSMREQVGLRDNVVFSCGVHPLNQDEPYEVEDLRRFAAEEGVVAMGETGLDYFYTPETKVRQQESFIHHIQIGRELQKPVIVHTRDARADTLSILREEKVTDCGGVLHCFTEDRETAGKLLDLGFYISFSGIVTFRNAEQLRDAARYVPLDRLLVETDSPYLAPVPHRGKENQPAMVRDVAEYMAVLKGVALEELAQATTDNFARLFHIDASRLQSAVS; encoded by the coding sequence ATGTTTTTAGTCGACTCACACTGCCATCTTGATGGCCTGGATTATCACTCTTTGCATAAGGACGTGGATGACGTGTTGGCGAAAGCCGCCGCCCGTGATGTGAAGTTTTGTCTTGCCGTGGCGACAACCCTGCCCGGGTATCGCAGCATGCGTGAACAGGTCGGTTTGCGCGACAACGTGGTTTTTTCCTGCGGCGTGCATCCATTAAATCAGGATGAACCGTATGAAGTAGAGGATCTGCGTCGCTTTGCCGCAGAAGAGGGCGTTGTGGCGATGGGCGAAACCGGGCTGGACTATTTTTACACGCCGGAAACGAAGGTGCGCCAGCAGGAGTCATTTATCCATCATATTCAGATTGGTCGCGAGTTGCAAAAGCCGGTGATCGTCCATACCCGTGATGCGCGTGCCGATACGCTGTCGATTCTACGCGAAGAAAAAGTGACGGATTGTGGCGGCGTACTACACTGTTTTACAGAGGACAGAGAAACTGCGGGCAAGTTGCTGGATCTTGGTTTTTATATCTCATTTTCTGGCATTGTCACTTTCCGTAACGCTGAACAATTACGTGATGCTGCGCGTTATGTTCCTCTGGATCGCTTACTGGTTGAGACCGATTCTCCCTACCTTGCGCCTGTACCGCATCGTGGTAAAGAGAATCAGCCTGCGATGGTTCGTGATGTCGCAGAGTACATGGCCGTATTGAAAGGTGTTGCCCTTGAAGAACTGGCGCAGGCAACCACTGATAACTTTGCCCGCCTGTTTCACATCGACGCATCTCGCCTGCAATCCGCCGTTAGCTGA
- the tmk gene encoding dTMP kinase: protein MGSNYIVIEGLEGAGKTTARDVVVETLEQLGIHDMIFTREPGGTQLAEKLRSLVLDIKSVGDEIITDKAEVLMFYAARVQLVETVIKPALAKGTWVIGDRHDLSTQAYQGGGRGIDQTMLATLRDAVLGDFRPDLTLYLDVTPEVGLKRARARGELDRIEQESFDFFNRTRARYLELAAKDTRIRTIDATQPLDAVMSDIRSTITHWVKEQGA, encoded by the coding sequence ATGGGCAGTAATTACATCGTCATCGAAGGCCTGGAAGGCGCGGGAAAAACCACAGCACGTGATGTCGTGGTGGAGACACTTGAGCAACTGGGTATTCACGACATGATTTTTACCCGCGAGCCTGGCGGAACCCAGCTTGCTGAGAAATTAAGAAGCCTGGTGCTGGACATCAAATCTGTTGGCGATGAGATTATCACCGACAAAGCAGAAGTCCTGATGTTTTATGCGGCACGCGTACAACTGGTTGAAACGGTGATCAAACCTGCGCTGGCAAAAGGGACATGGGTCATTGGCGATCGTCATGACTTGTCAACTCAGGCTTATCAGGGCGGGGGACGCGGTATCGATCAAACCATGCTGGCGACGCTGCGCGATGCGGTGCTGGGCGACTTCCGTCCTGATCTGACTCTTTATCTGGACGTGACGCCAGAAGTCGGTTTGAAACGTGCGCGTGCGCGCGGCGAACTGGACCGCATAGAACAGGAGTCGTTTGATTTCTTCAATCGCACCCGAGCCCGTTACCTCGAACTGGCTGCCAAAGACACCCGCATTCGTACTATTGATGCCACACAGCCGCTTGACGCGGTAATGAGTGATATCCGCAGCACCATTACCCACTGGGTGAAGGAGCAGGGCGCATGA
- the holB gene encoding DNA polymerase III subunit delta' — MKWYPWLRPDFEKLVTSYQAGRGHHALLIQALPGMGDDALIYALSRYLMCQQPEGHKSCGHCRGCQLMQAGTHPDYYSLLPEKGKSTLGVDAVREVSEKLYEHSRLGGAKVVWLPDAAQLTDAAANALLKTLEEPPAQTWFFLACTEPARLLATLRSRCRLHHLAPPAESYAISWLAREVTASQDALLSALRLSAGSPGAALTLLQAESWAHRADFCTALANTVHSGDWYSMLAALNHEQAAVRLHWLATLLTDALKRPYGISHFTNADAQALISSIAERLSVAQIQAILGDVCHCRQQLLNVTGVNRELVLTDLILRIEHYLQPGIALPVPHL; from the coding sequence ATGAAATGGTATCCATGGTTACGACCGGATTTTGAAAAACTGGTAACAAGCTACCAGGCGGGTCGTGGTCACCATGCGTTACTGATTCAGGCGTTACCTGGCATGGGTGACGATGCGTTGATTTACGCTCTCAGCCGCTATTTGATGTGCCAGCAGCCGGAAGGGCATAAAAGCTGCGGACACTGCCGTGGCTGCCAGCTGATGCAGGCTGGAACGCATCCTGACTATTATTCTCTTCTCCCGGAGAAAGGGAAAAGTACGTTGGGCGTTGATGCCGTACGTGAAGTCAGTGAAAAATTGTACGAACACTCGCGATTGGGCGGTGCAAAGGTGGTGTGGCTGCCTGATGCAGCCCAGTTGACCGATGCCGCTGCCAATGCCTTATTGAAAACGCTGGAAGAACCACCGGCACAGACCTGGTTTTTCCTCGCCTGTACAGAGCCTGCACGTTTATTAGCGACATTACGTAGTCGCTGTCGTTTGCACCATCTGGCACCGCCGGCAGAGTCGTACGCCATTTCCTGGCTTGCCCGTGAAGTGACGGCTTCACAAGATGCCCTGCTTAGCGCATTACGCCTGAGTGCGGGTTCTCCCGGTGCCGCATTAACGTTGCTACAGGCAGAAAGCTGGGCGCACCGTGCCGATTTCTGCACGGCGCTGGCGAACACCGTGCACTCTGGCGACTGGTATAGCATGCTGGCGGCGCTTAACCATGAACAGGCCGCGGTGCGACTACATTGGCTGGCGACACTGTTAACGGATGCGCTTAAACGCCCCTATGGTATTTCCCATTTCACGAATGCTGATGCTCAGGCATTGATATCATCAATCGCTGAACGGTTATCCGTTGCGCAGATTCAGGCAATACTCGGTGATGTTTGTCATTGCCGTCAGCAGTTGCTAAATGTGACGGGTGTAAACCGTGAACTGGTATTAACCGATCTTATCCTCCGTATTGAGCATTACCTGCAACCAGGCATTGCACTGCCTGTTCCCCATCTTTGA
- the fabH gene encoding beta-ketoacyl-ACP synthase III, whose translation MYTKIIGTGSYLPEQVRTNADLEKMVETSDEWIVTRTGIRERHIAAPNETVATMGFAAANRALEMAGIDKEQIGLIVVATTSSTHAFPSAACQIQSMLGIKGCPAFDVAAACAGFTYALSVADQYVKSGAVKHALVVGSDVLARTCDPTDRGTIIIFGDGAGAVVLSASEEPGILSTHLHADGRYGELLTLPNADRVNPENPIHLTMAGNEVFKVAVTELAHIVDETLEANNLDRSALDWLVPHQANLRIISATAKKLGMSMDNVVVTLDRHGNTSAASVPCALDEAVRDGRIKPGQLILLEAFGGGFTWGSALVRF comes from the coding sequence ATGTATACGAAGATTATTGGTACTGGCAGCTACCTGCCTGAACAAGTGCGTACTAACGCCGATTTGGAAAAAATGGTCGAGACATCTGATGAGTGGATCGTCACTCGTACAGGTATCCGTGAACGCCACATTGCAGCACCGAACGAAACCGTTGCGACGATGGGCTTTGCCGCCGCAAACCGTGCGCTTGAAATGGCGGGCATCGACAAAGAACAAATTGGTTTAATTGTGGTGGCGACCACATCCTCAACGCACGCGTTTCCGAGCGCGGCGTGCCAGATCCAAAGTATGCTGGGGATTAAAGGCTGCCCGGCGTTTGACGTTGCCGCAGCGTGTGCCGGTTTTACCTATGCGCTGAGCGTTGCCGACCAGTATGTTAAGTCTGGCGCGGTAAAACATGCGCTGGTGGTGGGGTCTGACGTACTGGCTCGTACCTGCGATCCAACCGATCGCGGAACGATCATCATTTTTGGTGACGGAGCTGGTGCAGTCGTACTGAGCGCATCAGAAGAGCCAGGTATCCTCTCCACGCATCTGCATGCTGATGGTCGCTACGGTGAACTGCTGACGCTGCCTAATGCCGATCGCGTAAACCCGGAAAACCCGATTCATTTGACCATGGCGGGTAACGAAGTCTTTAAAGTGGCGGTTACCGAGCTTGCTCACATCGTTGATGAAACGCTGGAAGCAAACAACCTCGACCGTTCTGCGCTCGACTGGCTGGTGCCGCATCAGGCAAACCTTCGTATTATCAGCGCGACAGCGAAAAAACTGGGCATGTCGATGGATAATGTCGTGGTCACGCTGGACAGACATGGCAATACCTCTGCTGCTTCCGTACCGTGCGCGTTGGACGAAGCTGTCCGCGACGGGCGAATTAAACCAGGGCAGTTGATATTGCTGGAGGCCTTCGGGGGTGGATTCACCTGGGGCTCCGCGCTGGTTCGTTTCTAG
- the pabC gene encoding aminodeoxychorismate lyase, with protein MFLINGREQTMLPASDRATQFGDGCFTTARIIDGQVCFLAAHLQRLQDTCQKLLIAFDKWAELQREMETLAAGHVHGVLKVMISRGSGGRGYSGANCHAATRILSVSAYPAHYKGWREHGITLALSPVRLGRNPLLAGLKHLNRLEQVLIRSHLEQTDADEALVLDSEGWVTECCAANLFWRKDDVVYTPRLDQAGVNGIMRQFCIRMLAQSPFRVVEVYAGIEDVMQADEMVICNALMPVIPVRACGDMLLSSRLLFDFLAPLCEHPN; from the coding sequence ATGTTCTTAATTAATGGCCGTGAGCAGACTATGCTGCCTGCAAGCGATCGGGCTACGCAGTTTGGTGATGGCTGTTTTACTACCGCGCGAATCATCGACGGCCAGGTGTGCTTTCTTGCGGCGCATCTCCAGCGTTTACAAGATACGTGTCAAAAATTGCTGATTGCTTTCGATAAGTGGGCGGAACTGCAGCGGGAAATGGAAACGCTGGCAGCAGGGCATGTGCATGGCGTGCTGAAAGTGATGATTAGCCGTGGCAGTGGTGGTCGCGGCTATAGCGGCGCGAATTGCCATGCGGCAACCCGTATCCTCTCCGTTTCGGCTTATCCTGCACACTATAAGGGTTGGCGAGAACATGGCATTACGCTCGCGCTAAGCCCCGTACGCCTGGGACGTAATCCGTTACTTGCCGGCCTTAAACACCTGAACCGCCTTGAGCAAGTATTGATCCGCTCTCATCTTGAGCAGACGGATGCGGACGAAGCGCTGGTTCTTGACAGCGAGGGATGGGTTACGGAATGCTGTGCGGCTAATTTGTTCTGGCGTAAAGATGATGTGGTTTACACTCCCCGGCTGGATCAGGCCGGCGTGAACGGGATTATGCGACAATTCTGTATTCGGATGCTGGCACAATCCCCTTTCAGGGTTGTCGAAGTGTATGCCGGAATAGAGGACGTTATGCAGGCGGATGAAATGGTCATCTGTAATGCGTTAATGCCTGTTATTCCTGTGCGTGCATGTGGTGACATGCTGCTGTCTTCACGTTTGTTATTTGATTTTTTAGCCCCACTTTGTGAGCACCCAAATTAG
- the yceD gene encoding 23S rRNA accumulation protein YceD produces the protein MQKVKLPLTLDPVRTAQKRLDYEGIYTSDLVERVADSVVSVDSDVECSMSFAIDNQRLAVITGDAKVSVTLECQRCGKPFPLHVHTTYCFSPVRSDEQAEALPEAYEPIEVNEFGEIDLLAMVEDEIILSLPVVPVHDSEHCEVSEADMVFGELPDEAQKPNPFAVLASLKRK, from the coding sequence ATGCAAAAGGTAAAATTACCCCTGACTCTTGATCCGGTTCGTACGGCTCAAAAACGCCTTGATTATGAAGGTATCTATACTTCTGATCTGGTTGAGCGTGTCGCCGATTCTGTAGTCAGTGTGGACAGTGATGTGGAATGCTCCATGTCGTTCGCGATCGATAACCAGCGCCTTGCCGTGATAACCGGTGATGCAAAGGTTTCGGTTACGCTCGAGTGTCAGCGTTGCGGGAAACCGTTCCCACTTCATGTTCACACAACATATTGTTTTAGTCCTGTCCGTTCTGACGAGCAGGCTGAAGCACTCCCGGAAGCGTATGAGCCGATTGAGGTTAACGAATTCGGTGAAATCGATCTGCTTGCAATGGTTGAAGATGAGATTATCCTCTCCTTGCCGGTAGTTCCGGTGCATGATTCTGAACACTGTGAAGTGTCCGAGGCGGACATGGTCTTTGGCGAATTGCCTGATGAAGCGCAAAAACCAAACCCATTTGCCGTATTAGCCAGCTTAAAGCGTAAGTAA
- the rpmF gene encoding 50S ribosomal protein L32, with protein MAVQQNKPTRSKRGMRRSHDALTAVTSLSVDKTSGEQHLRHHITADGFYRGRKVIAK; from the coding sequence ATGGCCGTACAACAGAATAAACCAACCCGTTCCAAACGTGGCATGCGTCGTTCTCATGACGCTCTGACCGCAGTCACCAGCCTGTCTGTAGACAAAACTTCTGGTGAACAACACCTGCGTCACCACATCACTGCCGACGGTTTCTACCGTGGCCGTAAGGTAATCGCTAAGTAA
- the fabG gene encoding 3-oxoacyl-ACP reductase FabG, with translation MSFEGKVALVTGASRGIGRAIAETLVARGAKVIGTATSENGAQAISDYLGANGKGLMLNVTDPASIESVLENIRAEFGEVDILVNNAGITRDNLLMRMKDDEWNDIIETNLSSVFRLSKAVMRAMMKKRHGRIITIGSVVGTMGNAGQANYAAAKAGLIGFSKSLAREVASRGITVNVVAPGFIETDMTRALSDDQRAGILAQVPAGRLGGAQEIASAVAFLASDEASYITGETLHVNGGMYMV, from the coding sequence ATGAGTTTTGAAGGAAAAGTCGCGCTGGTAACCGGTGCAAGCCGTGGCATAGGCCGCGCAATTGCTGAAACACTCGTTGCCCGTGGCGCGAAAGTTATCGGTACTGCCACCAGCGAAAACGGTGCGCAGGCGATTAGCGATTATTTAGGTGCAAATGGTAAAGGTCTGATGTTGAATGTGACCGATCCTGCATCTATCGAATCTGTTCTGGAAAATATTCGCGCAGAATTTGGTGAAGTCGATATTCTGGTCAATAATGCCGGGATTACTCGTGATAACCTGTTAATGCGCATGAAAGATGACGAGTGGAACGATATTATCGAAACCAACCTGTCATCTGTTTTCCGTCTGTCAAAAGCGGTAATGCGAGCTATGATGAAAAAGCGTCATGGTCGTATTATCACTATCGGTTCTGTGGTTGGTACCATGGGAAATGCGGGTCAGGCTAACTACGCTGCGGCGAAAGCGGGTCTGATTGGCTTCAGTAAGTCACTGGCTCGTGAAGTTGCGTCCCGTGGCATTACTGTAAACGTTGTTGCTCCGGGCTTTATTGAAACGGACATGACGCGTGCGCTGTCTGATGATCAGCGTGCGGGTATTCTGGCGCAGGTTCCTGCGGGTCGCCTTGGTGGCGCTCAGGAAATCGCCAGTGCGGTTGCATTTTTAGCTTCTGACGAAGCAAGTTACATCACTGGTGAGACTTTGCACGTCAACGGCGGGATGTACATGGTTTAA
- the fabD gene encoding ACP S-malonyltransferase: MTQFAFVFPGQGSQTVGMLSEMAADYPIVEETFAEASAALGYDLWALTQQGPAEELNKTWQTQPALLTASVALYRVWQQQGGKTPALMAGHSLGEYSALVCAGVINFADAVRLVELRGKFMQEAVPEGTGGMSAIIGLDDASIAKACEESAEGQVVSPVNFNSPGQVVIAGHKEAVERAGAACKAAGAKRALPLPVSVPSHCALMKPAAEKLAVELQKITFNTPTVSVVNNVDVKCETSADAIRDALVRQLYSPVQWTKTVEFMASQGVEHLYEVGPGKVLTGLTKRIVDTLTASALNEPAALSAALSQ, translated from the coding sequence ATGACGCAATTTGCATTTGTGTTTCCTGGTCAGGGTTCTCAGACCGTCGGGATGTTGTCTGAAATGGCAGCAGACTACCCGATTGTTGAAGAAACTTTTGCTGAAGCTTCAGCTGCACTGGGCTATGATCTCTGGGCACTGACTCAGCAGGGTCCGGCTGAAGAATTGAATAAAACCTGGCAGACCCAGCCTGCGTTGTTAACCGCTTCTGTCGCGCTGTATCGTGTATGGCAGCAGCAGGGTGGTAAGACACCTGCGCTGATGGCTGGTCACAGCCTGGGTGAATACTCTGCACTGGTGTGCGCGGGCGTAATCAATTTCGCTGATGCTGTGCGCCTGGTTGAACTGCGTGGCAAATTCATGCAGGAAGCTGTACCGGAAGGCACTGGCGGCATGTCCGCGATTATTGGGCTGGACGATGCCTCTATCGCGAAAGCCTGTGAAGAATCTGCTGAAGGTCAGGTGGTTTCTCCGGTGAACTTCAACTCACCAGGTCAAGTGGTTATTGCCGGACACAAAGAAGCCGTAGAGCGTGCAGGCGCGGCCTGTAAAGCGGCTGGTGCTAAGCGTGCGTTGCCGCTGCCAGTAAGCGTGCCTTCTCACTGCGCGCTGATGAAGCCTGCGGCAGAGAAACTTGCCGTTGAGCTGCAAAAAATTACCTTTAACACGCCGACTGTTTCCGTTGTGAACAACGTTGACGTGAAATGCGAAACCTCTGCTGACGCGATCCGCGACGCGCTGGTTCGTCAGTTGTACAGCCCGGTTCAGTGGACCAAAACCGTTGAGTTTATGGCGTCCCAGGGTGTCGAGCATTTGTATGAAGTTGGACCGGGTAAAGTTCTCACTGGTTTGACAAAACGTATTGTTGATACCCTGACGGCTTCGGCACTGAATGAGCCGGCGGCACTGTCTGCGGCACTTTCGCAATAA
- the acpP gene encoding acyl carrier protein, translating into MSTIEERVKKIIGEQLGVKQEEVTNNASFVEDLGADSLDTVELVMALEEEFDTEIPDEEAEKITTVQAAIDYINGHQA; encoded by the coding sequence ATGAGCACTATCGAAGAACGCGTTAAGAAAATTATCGGCGAACAGCTGGGCGTTAAGCAGGAAGAAGTAACCAACAATGCTTCCTTCGTTGAAGACCTGGGCGCAGATTCTCTTGACACCGTTGAGCTGGTAATGGCTCTGGAAGAAGAGTTTGATACTGAGATTCCGGACGAAGAAGCTGAGAAAATCACTACTGTTCAGGCTGCCATTGATTACATCAACGGCCACCAGGCGTAA